The genomic stretch acacggagagtcctagccggaatacaagttgcctaactatggaatattacattgccgtgcacgtcaaggatccgccttcctcaatGTCGTACTGGATCCAGATACTTCATGggtcttcacggatccggccttcttcgtaggtcggttgggatccggctccttgctcctgggctggacttcatccatcacgatcaacagcaactgagccgcccgatgggccgcatGCCACATCACCACCTGTGAGCCACCCggccttgccggatctaggccatgccgttgatatacccataaagtatacccacaacatataGTATGGATACTATATCATAACAAGAGATGTTTAGAGGGTGTGCATGACATACAAAAACCAAAGAATATATCCGCAAAAGATATATTATATAACAAGTAGACACCAATTTTATTTTTTGAGGAGGGCATTATTTTCTTTGCTGCAGTCACCTCGGGCGAATTAGCTGGAAGTTGCATCTAGATGGGAGTAGAAGACTCAGCTGTATAGGCCCTCACATCTACAACATACTGTACTCCGTGGAACATTGATACAGACTGTAGAGAGAGATACCGACTAACTAAAACCTATGGTACGCAGCATGCATGTATGATGCATGGCCCTATATAATCTTCACCTTTTCAAGCCAGTGTCTCACAGCAATGAGCGAAACACTAAGCAAAAGGGCAAGAGCAAAAGCTGCTGAAataatcacatgaatcattccatGCACAATCCAGTTAATCCTCACCTTACCTGACACCTACCGCACCTGCAAGTCTTCCCTCCACTGATGCATGCATGCAGATAGAACCAACCCCTGCTGCAACGGTCTCCCTCCAATCATGCagacattattatttcatgtgccaTGCAAATTAACCATTAAAAGGAGTTACCAAAGGCTTAGATTTTGAGTAACTGTCGAAGTGCACTAGCTGCACTAGCTGTTAAACACATCAGATTGAGCCAATTAAACCATGATATGTTGCAGAACATTTAGACTGAAGACCTTAAACTGAACTCAGTGCTATATATATCTGTAATTTATCATATATACCACTTGACATATAATTGTGGATGAGTGGTGAAATGGTATAATAAAAGTCTAGGGTTGATGGTTTTCAGAGTTAACTGCGGATCAATTAACATAGGCAGCTGTGAGAACCTACGAATTATGCACAGTGCCACTGCCCACTGGCATATGAAACCTCCTCTCGAGGCTGCATTAACTTGGTTGGAGTGGAGTGATGGAGTCACTTAAAACTAGAACTGTCGTAGTCCCTGCTGGCGCTGGTGTCGGGGTGAATCCAATCCCAGAGCTTGTCGGAGACGGTGGCGGGTGACAATGGAAGCTGGCCGAGGGGCGCCatctgcggctgcggctgcggcggcgtcgGGAGAAAGTGGCCGCCCGGGTCCGGGTGGTTAGTGTAGGCCTGGCTGTGTCCCACCAGCCTGCTAAGCTCGTCTCCTGGCGTGGAGCTGCTGCCCATCAGGGTTGCGTCTGCCATGGCCATGAGCGAGTACGTGCACGCGTTCTGGGCCGGCGCAACCACAGCTGTCGAGCTCATCGCCGTCGCGTAGCCACACGGTctcggaggcggtggcggcggcaggggcAGTGGATGCAACTGAGAAGCATTGCGTCCGGCGACCTGATCCATGATGGGTGGTAACGGCGTCGACGAGCAGTCGCCCTGGCCGAGTAGGCCGTGGAAGCTGGGTTGCTGCGTGGGTGACAGCGGCGCGGAAGAAGGTGATGACACGAGCCGGCCGGCCGGCTCCATAATGGCGCGTGAGGTGCCCGGCCTCGCCGAGGCTGCTTGGGCGTTGCTGGAGGAGGGCCGTCCATGACCGTCGTCGATACCGGAGCGCTTGTACACGCGGCAGAGCGAGATCTCCGACTGCATGCATGAGACATTTTCTGAAACTTAAATCGGATTAACCACTTTAAGCAAGCACGAATGCATGACTGAGACACTTAGGAAATTCAATATTTACCGTGGCATGTCAAATCTAAAGAAATTACTCCACCAAACATCTTAGATGAAGGTTGCAGTAAATTGAGTGAGGACCGATGAATAGAGTGCATGCTTTTCATATGAACTGAGGTGGGAAATTAAATGCTTCAGTTAATGTCGGGTCTGAATAGAGTATAGTGGAGGATTTTGGCAAAGGGGAACTAAATTGACTATTTAACTTGGACATGCAAATAGTTTATTTACAGTCTGCAGGACATGCAAGTGGTATCTAGGAGTAAGAGGAATTCCGAATTCAAAAGGCTAGCTTTTGTACATGCCCATATGTATGCCAAAAAGAAGGAGCTAAAAGCAAACCCTAAGCTCATAGATCTGAAAAGTAAGAGAAAGAAAGCATGTCACGTGTTCATGTATATCATGGCAACAAACAAAAGCTAGCGGTGGACAAGTAGCAGATGAAATTAATGTATAGTAACATGAATACCAGCGATATAGCTAGCTTGGCATGAATTTACCAAACAAAACCCAACCAATAAAAAGCGACGATTAGGAATTTCCCAATGTCTGGCGACTGAAAACCCTAGTAGTCCAATAAGGTCGCTAATTTCCCCAAGATCCCACACTAAATTACCTTGTAGAAGAGATCGGCGTCGGTGGTGGGTGGCGGGAGTCGGTACTCGTTCATGATCCAGCTGCTGCGGACGCCCTTGGGGGCCTTGCCGGAGTAGAAGACGAGCGTCTTCTTGAGCCCGATCGGCCGGCTGTTCTCGCCGCGGATCATCCTGTCGGCCCCCGTCGCCTTCCAGTACCCCGACGCGGTCACCCGGTTCGGCCGGTCGCCGTTCCGGTACTTGCGGTCCCGAGGCACGTAGAAGAACCACTCCTTCTCCCCAATCACCGCCATTGCTACCATCACAAGAGATGTTAATAAGACCACAGTCGGCCGAGAACCCGAGATTAATCTGAGCTGAGCGGTTTATATGTGCGAGTGCTTACCGGGGAGCTCCCATGGGTCGAAGCGGTAGAGGTCGAGGAAGGTGATGAGCTCCACGTTAAAGCGCCGGCCCTCCACCTTGCGCCGGAGGTAAAACTCGATCAGCTCCTCCTCCGTCGGGTGGAATCGGAACCCCGGCATCACCAGGTCGTTCTCGTGCGAGTCGACGGCTGCCTCGTCGCCCGCtccccctcctccttctcctccagcCGCGGCCGAAGCGCTACCTTCGTCGATGTCTCTGCTCATGGCTGCTGGCTCTCCCTCGCCGTGCCAATTGCCCGCATAGCGTGCCTGCGCACGatgcggcggcggctggccggcgAGAAAGCTAGCTAGGGCAAGCAGAGATAGCTGGGGAAAGGCAAATAATTTGGGGGTGCGCAAGTAGGtggggaggagagaggagataaGAGTGGTGTTTGCACCATCGATATATACTGGAGTGGAGGCTTTGGTTAATGATGATACTCTGGCTAATGAGACTTAGATTGAACTGTATATACTGATTAACATGGTAATGGCTAGCTAGAGAGGTTACAATAAGGAGTATTAACCTTCTAGtgccatatatatatagtaagtagAGTAGTATGCATTACACACATAATGATGGCACTTTTTTCAATGGCATGCTTTGCACAGCAGATCATTCATGCAATTCTTAGTGTGAATGTATACTACGgaaataaatttaaattttagGAGGAATGTGGAAAATTATATGTATTAGTTTGTACAAATTCATTACCTTTTCGAGAACCAATATGTGGTTGGATGATTACGAGGGCAGTGATACCCCTTGCCTACTAGAGTTTaaacccagatttgacactttgatgtCTCATGAAGGAAGAATAATCTTTCAGTGGGAGATGACGTTCTCGTCGATAGCGAGGCACCAGTGGTGACTTTGTCAATCTCAAAATCCGTTGGATCAATTTCTTGGACCCAGGCGCTCGGTAAGGATAAGGTGTGCGTACGTACGTTCATAGAGATAAGTGTATGAATGTGTGAGCATCTACAATTATACCATGTTTCGCAAAAAAATCATTACCTTCTCGTAATTGAATTTACTAGACTAGGTGCATGTGTGTTCCTACTGATGTGATATACGCGTTTGTTCCTTTAGCTAGGTCGACAAACTTGTTGGTCTTGAGCTGGAATTCCTTTGCAAGATTCCAAAAAAATAGATAATAAGCAGAGCCGTCACGCATCACTTGGAACCCGAACAAATCAACTTGGTTTCTGCCACTTCTTAAGCTATTCAATCCACTTAACCAGCACTACCCTGAATTGAAGGATTTTCAGATGAATTTTGCAAAACGTAGATTCACACAGCATCGATCCAACTAGGTAGGTAGGCCAGGCCGGCCGGGTTGCGACAAAGGCAACTATACTGCTTGATTTTCCGGATAGACACTTGGACATGGCGGGGAACCATTCGATCGGCAGTCGAGAAACGGCACCAGTGACCTTTTGGGAAGAAGTGGTCACCAACAAAGGGAGTTAAAGAGGGGAAAAAGACCAGCCGAGATGAGAACAACTTTGGGCGGCTGCCCCTTCCCGGCCTGTGATGGAGATGGATGCTTGTGTTTCTCGTCTATGATCTACACACCCTCTGTCTAGTCGTCCTGTTTTTCTCGGTCTGGTCTTTTACACGACTTTTATCTTCCCCGTTCCCGTTAAGAAGAAGGATAATGTTCCCTTTTCgtatatatcaaaaacataatATCTCTCTGGAATACATATATCTTTCTGGGAGATATTAAGGCAACACTGTGAGTACTCCTGCTAcctagctaagagcatctccagccgcgtccccaaagggatttggggcgcgccggacaaaaaatgcgttccagccgcgtcccccaaagcccatttttgtccggcgcgccccgatacggtgtccggcgcccgagcccgtccccgtcccacaggggacacaccgggcacgccggacacaacgaaaagcgaggcgaaccgacgcgggcccgacgcgtcagcgcctcggaagcctaaaacccgtcgcctacctttggtcaagcgacgttaatggcatccatgttttcccaggcgacgcagggacgcgtctcgtcgtgcatggccgcgtggccatccgcgtcggcgttattgcgtgcaaccacccgctgtcgCCGCTGTTTAAAGACACCCTgcagttctcaccgctcacaaaccttctcgtcgtcgccgcctcccccctcccagatcttctcctcgacgctccaaaaatgtcgagctcgtcctcccgcaagatcgccgcggcgaacggcttcggccgcggcagcctcaccgtgccggaggcgtgggcgctgtaccacgcccggtatccagtcccgccggcgagctcgtcctcccgcaagatcgccgcggcgaacggcttcggccgcggcagcctcaccgtgccggaggcgtggacgctgtaccacgcccggtatccagtcccgccggacatgcggctgccaagcagcggcggctggaagatggccgtgaacggcattggcgtccctccgccgccgaagccgcgcacggatcaatggagggtcgccatcaaggcccgtcgggctcaactcaccgccgaggagcggttggatccgacgtgggcggccgacaacaacgacgcctggtggacgacgtacttcaaggcgaagtacgacgtcgagatgtatAGCACCGaagggctcgtcggcggccccaacagctggaacaaggatggCCGCGCCAGGtgcggggcgttccggggcgcaccctcgagaacgtcatccgcggcatccgcaacggcgctccaaggttggagatgccgtcgtcaccgccgccgtctcctcaatggcagccgaggaggacgacgtactcgtcctcctcgcactcttcttcctcaggaccggcgcgatcgacgccgtcctcgtcgtaccggtcggcgccctacaccgtccccaaacgggaggtgaaggaggagccggcgacgcccgtcaacacgaggcgtggcggcagcggcagccggcggcagcaagggaggcgcggcggcgccctcctcatcccgaagccggaggtgaaggaggagccggaggaagcgtcgtaggcggcgctgctggcggagtacgagcggcggcagcggctcatcgccggcaacGGCGACCCCGAGGACTCGCCCGGGtccgcgggcggcgttcttggcgtccatgaacgacaaggacgcctagaggggcgacctcgacgcggcgatcgccttgtccatccgcgactccggcaagccgctggtggacctcaccgacgacggcgaggcaggaccaagcggcgcggtgaaggacaagcccgtcgacgagcccgtcgacgagcgcgtcaagcaggaggtcatcaccgacgacatgtacaacttcagcagtactacgacgcctccggccgccgcaagtggttctagattaggtttagtttaaatttagtcaaatttcgttcgaatctatgtaagtttggacgaatcttagtcgaatctcgttaagtttaatatttccgaaattttgtttgggagacgcgactggggagcgacgtccccaaaggcggcacgaacgaaacacatccccaaaacgctcaatccggcgcagtttggaggacgctttgggggacgcggctggagatgctctaataactGTGTGACATTCCAACTCACTGTGATTCCAGGCATACATTGCATACACGCGTGGAGAGGCGCTCATGTGTGGGCACTGCAGGGGATGGTCCATGCATGCGTGGAAGCGCGGCCGGAGTTCATGATTTAGCGGTGC from Lolium rigidum isolate FL_2022 chromosome 4, APGP_CSIRO_Lrig_0.1, whole genome shotgun sequence encodes the following:
- the LOC124705406 gene encoding protein FEZ-like; translated protein: MSRDIDEGSASAAAGGEGGGGAGDEAAVDSHENDLVMPGFRFHPTEEELIEFYLRRKVEGRRFNVELITFLDLYRFDPWELPAMAVIGEKEWFFYVPRDRKYRNGDRPNRVTASGYWKATGADRMIRGENSRPIGLKKTLVFYSGKAPKGVRSSWIMNEYRLPPPTTDADLFYKSEISLCRVYKRSGIDDGHGRPSSSNAQAASARPGTSRAIMEPAGRLVSSPSSAPLSPTQQPSFHGLLGQGDCSSTPLPPIMDQVAGRNASQLHPLPLPPPPPPRPCGYATAMSSTAVVAPAQNACTYSLMAMADATLMGSSSTPGDELSRLVGHSQAYTNHPDPGGHFLPTPPQPQPQMAPLGQLPLSPATVSDKLWDWIHPDTSASRDYDSSSFK